A portion of the Acidisarcina polymorpha genome contains these proteins:
- a CDS encoding DUF6259 domain-containing protein, whose product MLRIGAAAAIGACLPSIADADTSADALRTVDAATTEEIVLTGSMTRVEFVRKGLQLHLKQIQRDGRPPLLYADRYLQQAGADTLGNPMAVVVLSGPHQGVYGMDGFEITGIQMSGSRVLAYFKHSSLPLQSGIEVTVEGDVIEWRGQAAWNGADDVDLDFYFPLLARIKLSGPNLDRLVAGELSGTARGPLGDLNFSQTYLGGLSTPAYLIDGGDCGFAFLEDSLADFAADPGGCRQRSAVIGNVFPLVDDLDVALELPRGSQGPFAGWRHRRLLLGTSRFGGQAEYDKAESDGTLPIIKLGDSVDLGPVFTYLYDGPWKVAALWLRERRQHLPMRASPASWYRETTLLAEESPDGLFRAGRGLYDLPLIMRERREVGSDMLSLPGFSEPEIMGTQKNMLNRGDYFYTAENLGGLEAVRRGVEAAHREGGHILLYVEGLIVWKRSRIGRSKARDWALMNADGSLTENYKGFFDMCPAEKGWQDWFATTLADVVRETGVDGFFMDSMLATDNHRCFNPKHSHAPQPDIWNWGLRQVLRRVREEVDKANPNTILLCEGVGDMAREFIDGTLSHGHAWTRMNFTVPLLRFLHPQMRTFEAWGMQPHGRNAPLWPVAKPLLWNAVNGYRVFAELESQEQLAPLGRMVRKYFDMYPEICDAQVSAFDTACVEVWTQIFESLPRVLTVANATEKPITARMTFPQTVQTGILFDRCDQRTISVRFGKAELSLDPWEFRAFELRP is encoded by the coding sequence ATGCTCCGCATTGGCGCCGCCGCCGCGATTGGCGCGTGTTTACCGTCCATCGCGGACGCAGACACATCGGCCGACGCTCTCCGCACCGTGGATGCGGCCACAACCGAGGAGATCGTTCTCACCGGAAGCATGACACGCGTTGAGTTCGTGAGAAAGGGATTGCAGCTTCACCTAAAACAAATTCAACGGGACGGTCGTCCACCCCTGCTCTACGCTGACCGGTATCTTCAACAAGCAGGCGCAGACACTCTTGGCAATCCTATGGCGGTCGTGGTGCTGTCCGGCCCGCATCAGGGCGTTTATGGAATGGACGGCTTCGAGATCACCGGGATCCAAATGAGCGGATCAAGAGTTCTTGCCTATTTCAAGCACTCGTCATTGCCACTTCAGTCAGGCATTGAGGTCACGGTCGAAGGCGATGTAATCGAGTGGCGCGGCCAAGCGGCGTGGAACGGGGCCGACGATGTCGATCTGGACTTCTACTTCCCTCTGCTCGCGCGGATTAAGCTTTCCGGGCCTAACCTCGACCGGCTCGTCGCCGGCGAGCTGTCGGGAACGGCACGTGGACCGCTCGGAGACTTGAACTTTTCGCAAACTTATCTAGGCGGTCTTTCGACGCCGGCATATCTGATCGACGGCGGAGATTGCGGTTTTGCCTTTCTCGAGGACAGCCTGGCAGACTTCGCCGCCGACCCCGGCGGCTGCCGGCAACGGAGCGCCGTCATCGGCAATGTCTTTCCGCTGGTCGACGACCTGGACGTCGCTCTTGAGCTGCCTCGAGGAAGCCAAGGGCCCTTCGCTGGATGGCGTCACCGCCGCCTTCTGCTCGGTACTTCGCGCTTCGGCGGCCAGGCCGAATACGACAAGGCAGAATCGGACGGCACGCTTCCGATCATCAAGCTTGGTGACAGCGTGGATCTTGGTCCAGTCTTCACATATCTATATGATGGCCCATGGAAAGTCGCCGCGCTATGGCTCCGTGAGCGAAGACAACATCTCCCGATGCGAGCGTCACCAGCCTCGTGGTATCGCGAGACAACACTCCTGGCCGAGGAGTCTCCGGACGGTCTGTTCCGGGCAGGCCGTGGACTTTACGACTTGCCATTGATCATGAGAGAGCGCCGAGAGGTCGGCAGCGACATGCTCAGTCTGCCTGGCTTCTCCGAGCCAGAGATTATGGGCACTCAGAAGAACATGCTCAATCGCGGAGACTACTTCTATACAGCGGAAAACCTCGGCGGACTGGAGGCGGTGCGCCGCGGAGTCGAGGCCGCCCACCGCGAAGGTGGCCACATCCTGCTCTATGTCGAGGGCCTGATTGTCTGGAAGCGTTCGCGAATCGGCCGTTCCAAAGCCAGAGATTGGGCGTTAATGAACGCCGACGGCAGTCTCACCGAAAACTATAAGGGCTTCTTCGATATGTGCCCGGCCGAGAAAGGCTGGCAGGACTGGTTCGCGACGACCCTCGCTGATGTTGTCCGCGAGACTGGCGTCGACGGCTTTTTCATGGATTCGATGCTGGCTACCGACAACCATCGCTGCTTCAATCCCAAACACTCTCATGCGCCGCAGCCCGACATCTGGAACTGGGGATTGCGGCAAGTGCTGCGCCGCGTGCGCGAAGAGGTGGACAAGGCCAATCCAAACACCATACTGCTTTGCGAAGGCGTCGGAGATATGGCCCGTGAGTTCATTGATGGTACCCTCTCGCACGGCCATGCCTGGACTCGCATGAACTTTACCGTTCCACTGCTGCGGTTCCTTCATCCGCAGATGCGCACCTTTGAGGCATGGGGCATGCAGCCGCACGGCCGGAACGCCCCCCTATGGCCAGTGGCCAAGCCCTTGCTCTGGAATGCCGTGAATGGGTATCGTGTCTTCGCCGAACTGGAAAGCCAAGAGCAACTCGCTCCGCTTGGGCGTATGGTGCGAAAGTACTTCGATATGTATCCAGAGATTTGCGACGCTCAGGTTTCGGCCTTCGATACAGCTTGCGTTGAGGTGTGGACGCAGATCTTCGAGTCACTGCCGCGAGTACTGACGGTCGCTAATGCCACGGAAAAACCGATCACCGCACGAATGACTTTCCCCCAAACGGTCCAGACCGGCATCTTATTCGACCGATGTGATCAGAGGACAATATCGGTTCGGTTCGGAAAAGCGGAGTTGAGTCTGGATCCATGGGAATTTCGAGCGTTCGAACTTCGGCCCTGA
- a CDS encoding glycoside hydrolase family 27 protein — protein MVDSGLAHAGYSYVNIDEGWWLGTPDTDGNIVVEAETWPAIAPGEEAGDMSNIVRYIHGLGLKAGIYTDAGEAGCSFYGPDLGPPIPHTGSEVHYAKDFLQFARWGFDFVKVDWCGGAKENLDPAAQYAEIAHAIQEAEAATGRTLYFSICNWGERSPWTWAPGVGGLPADIWRTGGDIVAPVVAGTANGSRKATFAEMLRNFDNNLHPEAQHTGFYNDADMMVIGMPGLSEAQNRLHVALFGRFQVHQ, from the coding sequence GTGGTCGATTCGGGTCTGGCGCATGCCGGCTACTCCTACGTCAACATCGACGAAGGCTGGTGGCTGGGGACACCCGATACGGATGGCAACATCGTCGTAGAGGCAGAGACATGGCCGGCAATCGCTCCTGGCGAAGAGGCGGGAGATATGAGCAATATCGTGCGTTATATTCATGGCCTTGGTCTAAAGGCCGGAATATACACGGACGCTGGTGAGGCGGGCTGCAGCTTCTATGGACCTGATCTTGGGCCGCCGATACCGCATACCGGGAGTGAGGTTCACTACGCGAAGGATTTTCTCCAATTCGCGCGCTGGGGATTCGACTTTGTCAAGGTGGATTGGTGCGGTGGAGCGAAGGAGAACCTCGATCCCGCGGCGCAATACGCTGAGATCGCACATGCGATCCAAGAAGCCGAAGCTGCCACCGGTCGCACGCTATACTTCTCCATTTGCAACTGGGGAGAGCGCAGTCCCTGGACCTGGGCACCCGGTGTGGGTGGTTTACCTGCGGACATCTGGCGGACGGGCGGAGATATTGTTGCGCCCGTTGTCGCCGGTACCGCAAACGGTAGCCGCAAGGCTACTTTTGCCGAGATGCTGCGCAACTTTGACAATAATCTTCATCCCGAAGCGCAACACACCGGTTTCTACAACGACGCGGACATGATGGTCATTGGCATGCCCGGGCTGAGCGAAGCGCAGAATCGTCTCCACGTCGCGCTCTTTGGGCGATTTCAAGTTCACCAATGA
- a CDS encoding carbohydrate-binding protein, with protein MLFPRFTTSVYALIAALLGVGITGHGQVVGSPPSAPALNYTTNWLGNTLGGANISSSNQLGHIPLDMQGIYVTSNGTVYTNSNWDEGGRATSIFQNGTITSADANGGGGQAIVVSGSTIYESNSSGVTNNPPCAAGGCGIQLLNASTLAALSTTISGDSAVSSTGSAAIYGLAIGNGNLYAAINDQNKVDVISLSSNSVTATWNITAPGLIAVDSSGGVWISHKTNTALPNVNGIVNDEWGDFGTAVIDHYNSSGTHINSITLPDSGEVRALWIDSNNNLYAGDENTDQNIKIYNNILSSPTLSGTFGTQGGVYTSSTPGVVAPGRFRFITGIGTDSSGNIYVSDDDYGHGVLLSSYTSSGSLNWQVQGLEFVSLGAVDPNSETDFYDPYHHFHLNYSDQNSNIGTYYSDTFDPYQYTTDVRATGNPNIAEVQYIQGSRFLLLSDQAGGYLQINRFQSGSEITVPCAALDYGAFQNQYLDFSVQPTNGEFIWTDANGDGIIQSSEIAQPTSAAALAPAGQLEHRDGNDFWMDTNGNLWQVNYYSPDEGSIHIREYLFQGFNSHGCPQYNFNNLNIYTNSTDFPQISGVSQVVYRPGDSEKGTIYIAGGAPSAGAFDQITRVDNWSSGNRTPTWTNNIVWNPGTASGSTLINPVSFSIAGNYIFVDYNAVHYVLVYSTVDGSYVGEIDAGSDVGGDSNIGNDDMWLSTTAFERSNGQYVITKEEDYQAKNLLYVWTPAGTESQTATPALSPGGGTYTSSQSVTISDSTTGAIIYYTTNGTAPTTSSTKYTGSISVTSTETVQAIATASGYSTSNVGNATYTISSCSPAAITPYIWTSAGGWQQITSISVASGTAVDLGPQPTSGGSWSWTGPGGFTSTSREIDSIPLSAGTNTFVATYTNSCGANSTETFTITVTGSEGPYGGTAAAIPGTVQASNYDTGGSGVAYNQTTSGGQTGYRTDNSGAVEADSGDNNSPANGYDLGWTGSGQWYKYTVNVATAGTYTVSFSVASPSGQTDGFHMQNSSGTNLSGNVNVPNTGSWYTWQTVTASVTLPAGTQTLELAEDNSGWNLEYMTFASNSSGTEVSLNSAFNITGIYSNGTTFSSSGGLDDGGAAYSSNLLGTSLTYSGIVYAFGTANQNNAVQGTGAPVVTLTSGSYSTLNFLGTASSGNQASQLFTVTYTDGTTTNFTQSMSDWFTPQSYSGETTAVACSYRNLSNGTEDSRTFNLYHYSFALNSAKTVKSLTLPNNSDISVAAVTLK; from the coding sequence ATGCTATTTCCAAGGTTTACGACATCGGTCTATGCGCTGATCGCGGCTCTGCTTGGAGTTGGCATAACGGGTCACGGACAGGTCGTGGGTTCACCTCCATCGGCACCTGCACTCAACTACACAACCAATTGGCTCGGCAACACACTCGGAGGTGCCAATATTAGCTCCTCGAATCAATTGGGACACATCCCCCTTGACATGCAGGGAATCTACGTCACCTCCAATGGCACCGTTTACACCAACAGCAACTGGGATGAAGGCGGTAGAGCAACTTCTATTTTCCAGAACGGGACAATCACCAGCGCCGACGCCAACGGCGGCGGCGGCCAAGCGATCGTTGTGAGTGGCAGCACGATCTATGAGTCGAACAGCTCCGGCGTCACCAACAACCCGCCCTGCGCGGCGGGGGGCTGCGGCATTCAACTGCTGAACGCGAGCACATTGGCAGCCCTCAGCACAACCATCTCCGGCGACTCGGCTGTGTCCAGCACAGGTTCGGCTGCGATTTATGGCTTGGCAATCGGCAATGGCAATCTTTACGCAGCGATCAACGACCAGAACAAGGTGGATGTAATCAGCCTCTCCAGCAACTCAGTCACGGCAACCTGGAATATTACCGCTCCAGGACTTATCGCCGTCGATAGCAGCGGCGGCGTCTGGATCAGCCACAAAACGAATACTGCGCTGCCCAACGTGAACGGGATCGTCAACGATGAATGGGGTGATTTCGGCACGGCTGTGATCGATCACTATAACAGCAGCGGGACGCACATCAATTCGATCACGCTACCCGACAGCGGCGAAGTACGCGCTCTCTGGATCGACAGCAATAACAATCTGTATGCGGGCGATGAGAATACGGATCAAAACATCAAGATATACAACAACATTCTTAGCAGCCCGACCCTTTCGGGAACCTTCGGGACCCAGGGCGGAGTTTATACATCCAGCACGCCGGGCGTTGTCGCTCCCGGTCGTTTCCGCTTTATCACCGGAATCGGAACCGATTCATCGGGCAATATTTACGTCAGCGATGATGACTATGGTCATGGAGTTCTCCTTTCCAGTTACACATCTAGCGGAAGTCTGAACTGGCAAGTCCAGGGGCTAGAGTTCGTTTCACTCGGAGCGGTTGATCCCAACTCGGAAACAGACTTCTATGATCCCTACCATCACTTCCACCTCAACTATTCAGACCAGAACAGCAATATTGGTACCTATTACTCGGACACCTTCGATCCGTATCAGTACACGACCGATGTGCGGGCAACAGGCAATCCGAACATCGCCGAGGTCCAGTACATTCAAGGAAGCAGGTTCCTGCTGCTCTCGGATCAGGCTGGAGGCTATTTGCAAATCAACCGCTTCCAGTCGGGTAGCGAGATTACGGTGCCCTGTGCAGCTTTGGATTACGGCGCTTTCCAGAATCAGTACCTGGATTTCTCGGTGCAGCCAACGAATGGAGAGTTCATCTGGACGGATGCAAACGGCGACGGCATCATACAATCGAGTGAAATTGCCCAGCCGACCAGCGCCGCTGCCCTCGCGCCCGCCGGGCAATTAGAGCACCGTGACGGCAACGACTTCTGGATGGATACGAACGGCAACCTGTGGCAGGTAAATTACTACTCGCCTGATGAGGGTTCCATTCACATCCGTGAATACCTCTTCCAAGGTTTCAATTCCCATGGATGCCCTCAGTACAATTTTAACAACCTGAATATTTACACGAACTCGACAGACTTCCCGCAAATCAGCGGTGTTTCTCAAGTGGTGTACCGGCCCGGCGATAGCGAGAAGGGAACCATTTACATCGCTGGCGGCGCTCCCAGCGCGGGCGCGTTCGACCAGATCACCAGGGTTGACAACTGGAGCAGCGGTAACCGCACACCTACCTGGACCAACAACATTGTGTGGAATCCGGGTACGGCCTCCGGTTCTACCCTGATCAATCCCGTGTCCTTCAGCATAGCCGGCAATTACATCTTTGTCGACTACAACGCGGTCCACTATGTTTTGGTCTATAGCACTGTAGATGGATCCTATGTGGGCGAGATCGATGCAGGAAGCGACGTTGGCGGCGACAGCAATATCGGCAACGACGACATGTGGCTGTCCACAACTGCCTTTGAGCGCTCCAATGGTCAGTATGTCATCACGAAGGAAGAGGACTACCAGGCCAAGAACCTTCTGTATGTCTGGACTCCTGCAGGCACTGAAAGCCAAACAGCAACCCCGGCCCTCTCTCCGGGCGGTGGAACGTACACGTCATCGCAATCAGTGACGATTTCTGATTCGACCACTGGCGCGATAATCTACTACACCACCAACGGGACTGCACCAACCACTTCGTCCACGAAGTACACTGGCTCAATTAGTGTCACCTCCACTGAAACCGTTCAGGCGATCGCGACAGCCAGCGGTTACTCCACCAGCAACGTGGGAAATGCCACTTACACTATCTCCAGCTGCTCACCCGCGGCGATCACTCCCTATATCTGGACATCAGCCGGTGGCTGGCAGCAGATTACCAGTATTTCCGTCGCCTCCGGCACTGCGGTCGACTTAGGGCCTCAACCCACCAGTGGAGGAAGCTGGAGTTGGACCGGGCCGGGCGGATTCACGTCAACCTCGCGAGAGATCGACAGTATTCCGCTAAGTGCCGGCACCAACACATTTGTGGCCACCTATACGAACAGTTGCGGAGCCAATAGCACCGAGACGTTTACGATTACCGTCACCGGCTCGGAAGGACCGTATGGTGGTACCGCAGCGGCAATCCCCGGTACAGTGCAGGCGTCGAATTACGACACCGGCGGCTCGGGTGTAGCCTACAACCAGACCACGAGCGGCGGCCAAACCGGCTATCGCACGGACAACAGCGGGGCCGTTGAAGCCGACTCTGGCGACAATAACTCTCCTGCCAACGGTTATGATCTGGGTTGGACTGGATCCGGGCAGTGGTACAAATACACAGTCAATGTGGCCACGGCGGGAACCTACACGGTGTCCTTCAGCGTAGCCTCGCCTAGTGGTCAAACCGATGGTTTCCATATGCAAAACTCATCGGGCACCAACCTCAGCGGCAATGTCAATGTGCCGAACACGGGCAGTTGGTATACCTGGCAGACTGTAACCGCATCTGTCACGCTTCCCGCCGGAACCCAGACGCTGGAGCTTGCCGAGGACAACTCCGGTTGGAATCTGGAGTACATGACGTTCGCGTCCAACTCCAGTGGTACCGAGGTATCTTTGAACTCGGCATTCAACATCACCGGCATTTACTCCAATGGCACAACCTTTAGCAGCAGCGGTGGCCTTGACGACGGTGGAGCAGCGTATTCCTCCAATCTTCTCGGCACGTCGTTGACCTACTCCGGAATTGTCTATGCCTTCGGAACGGCCAATCAGAATAATGCTGTACAGGGAACCGGCGCGCCGGTCGTGACCTTGACTTCAGGTAGCTACTCCACATTGAACTTCCTGGGAACCGCCAGTAGCGGAAATCAGGCTTCGCAGTTGTTCACTGTGACTTACACAGACGGCACGACAACGAACTTCACCCAGAGCATGAGCGACTGGTTTACACCGCAGAGTTATAGTGGAGAAACGACCGCTGTGGCCTGCTCTTATCGCAATCTCAGCAACGGTACCGAAGACAGCCGCACCTTCAATCTCTATCACTATTCATTTGCGCTGAACAGCGCAAAGACCGTGAAGAGCCTGACTCTGCCCAATAACAGCGATATCTCCGTGGCGGCGGTTACGTTGAAATAA